In the genome of Methylomagnum ishizawai, the window GTCGGCGTTTTGGCCGCGCCGCCTGTTGCGGGCAGCGCCCGCAGCAATTCCGCGTACAGGGAGAACTCCATGGCTTCGTGCCAGACCTTGAGCCGCAGCGGCACCACGGGCCGGGCCAGGGCGTCGGCCAGCCGGTCCACTTGGTCGAGGCGCGGTGTCGCGGCGACCGGGATGCAATCCGCCCCGCGCTTGCCGCGCAGGAAGGCCAGTTCCAGCGCCAGTTCCAGGGCGATGAACTCTTTCAGCGTGATGCGGCGGCGGGCCAGGAGGGCGTCCGGCGCGGTCTCGATCACCCGCACCATCCCGGCCCAACCCGGGTGGGCCAGCAGCATTTCCAACAGATATTGCTCGTACAAGCTTTCATCGCCCACGATGCGGGCGAGGCAGGCGCGGATGGCCGCATCCGGGGTTTGGTTGATGGCGGCGCGGGCCTCGGGTTCCTGGAACGGGTACAGCGGGATGAAGCCGCCTTCCACCAGCCGCCACACGCAATCCCAGAAGCTTTCCCCGGCCTGGGCGACGGTCCAGCGGCTGATGCCCTGGTCCAGGAAATTCGCGGTCAGGCGGAACAATATGGGTTGGACCAGGGCGTTCAGGTTCACGCCGATATGGGTGAGCCAGCGCTCCCGGATGCCGTGGTTGGCGAGCGAAACCGGCGGGTAATGCACGGTCTGGTCCGGCTCGAACAGCGAGCGGCGCAGGGCGTCGCGCTTGACGGGGTCGGATTCGGCGCGGGCGACGGCCCAGTCGATGGCGAACGTCCCGATCCGGCCCGCACGGTGGCGGGCTTGGTAATCGGCCAGGGGCAGGTAGCTATGGGCGCCGAAGATTTTCGCCGCCAGCGCCACGCCTTCGTGGAAGGGACGGTCCTGCACCGCGTGCAAGGTGTTGTGGTGGACGAAATCCTTGATGGGCTGTTGGGTGGGTAGCCAATGGGCGATATGGTCTATCGCGGAATCCAAGCTGAATCGGTGGGCCGGGGTGCCGCCCGTGATGGCCACCGATTCCGCGTCGTAGCTTGCTCTGTACATGGGCTTTGAACCAAGGTAGGGGAAAGGACGCCTCCGGGGTGGGGAAGGGGGAGGCTCCTGATGCCAGGCGGGGGATGTAAACCCATGGGCCTGGGTCTTGGCGACCGCATAGCATGATTCGCGCCATTTTATGGTGATTGGTGAATCAATGACTTGGAGCGGATGGGCCGGGAATTCCGGCGGGGGCGTGGTCAAAATGAACCAGCGGGGATGGGGCTTGAACCAGTGCGCCCTTTGGCGTTCGAGATTCGCCATCCCTGGTTCGGGCGGACTTTCGGCTATCGCGGGCGGTTCGAGGTGCCGGGGGATTGAGCCGGGGTGGAACTGGAATCCAGGGCGGCGGGACGCCCCGGATTCCGCTACGCTCCGTCCGGGCTACGGATTCTGCAACATCCGCTTCAATTCCAAAGCCTGCGCCAAGGTGCTGTCCACCGCGTCGCCCAGCACGTTGAAATGCCCCATCTTGCGGCCGATGCGGGCGGTTTTCTTGCCGTAGAGGTGGAGCTTGGCGTTGGGCAGGCTGAGGAGCTTGTCCCAGGCCGGTTCGTCGTCGCGCCAGATATCGCCCAACAGGTTGACCATCACCACCGGGCTGAGCAAGCGGGTGGAACCGGGCGGCAGGCCGCACAAGGTCCGCACCTGCTGCTCGAATTGGTCGTTGATGCAGGCGTCGAGGGTGTAATGGCCGCTGTTATGGGGGCGCGGGGCGATTTCGTTGATGACCAGTTCGTCGCCACCCAGCACGAAGAATTCCACCGCCAGCACGCCCCGGTAATCCATGGCTTCGGCCAGTTGCAAAGCCATGTCCCGCGCCCGTTGCGCCACGGCGGGGGCAACCCTGGCCGGGACGATGCTGATATCGAGGATGCCGGCTTCGTGTTGGTTCTCGGCCACCGGGAAGGTGGTGGTTTCGCCGGGGCCGGTGCGGGCCACGATCACCGAGACCTCGGTCTTGAGGTTCAAGCGCCGTTCCAGTACACAGGGCTTTTGGCCCAGTTGCGCGAACGCGGCCTGGGTTTCCTCGACCGTCGCGACCCGGATTTGCCCCTTGCCGTCGTAGCCCAGGCGGGCCAGCTTGAGGATGCCGGGCAGATGGCCGCTCAAGTCCTGTTCCAAATCCTGGGCGGTTTCGATGGCGAGGAACGGGGCCACCGCGAGACCGGCTCCGGCGATATAGCGTTTTTCGGCGATGCGGTCCTGGGCGATGGAGACGCTGTCCGCCGAGGGGCTGACGCGGGTGCGTTCGGCCAGACGGCGCAGGCTTTCGGCGGGCACGTTCTCGAATTCGGTGGTGACGGCGGCGCAGGTCGCGGCCAGTTCGTCCAGGGCCGCCGGGTCGTCGTAGGCGGCGCGGAGGTGGACATCGGCCAAGCCGCCCGCCGGGCTTTCCGGGTCCGGGTCGAGGACGGTGACGCGGTAGCCCATGGCCCGCGCCGCGATAGTGAACATGCGGCCCAGTTGGCCGCCGCCCAACATGCCCAGCATGGCATTCGGCAGGATGTGTTTCATAACGGAGCCTCTTGCTCGGGAAGGGAGAGGATGCGGATTCAATCCAGTTCTGGCAATGCGGCGGCGAGGACGCTTTCAGTTTGTTTCCGGCGGAATTCGGCCAGCCGGGCTTGGAGGGCGGGATCGTGGTGGGCGAGCAGGGCGGCGGCGAACAGCCCGGCGTTGACCGCGCCCGCTTCGCCGATGGCGAAGGTGGCGACCGGGATGCCCTTGGGCATTTGCACGATGGAATACAGCGAATCCAAGCCCTTGAGATATTTGCTGGGCACCGGCACGCCCAGGATCGGCAGCGTGGTTTTGGCCGCCAGCATCCCCGGTAGATGGGCCGCGCCCCCGGCTCCGGCGATGATGGCCTTGAGTCCCCGCGCCTGGGCCGTTTCCGCGTATTGGAACAGCAAGTCCGGTGTCCTGTGGGCGGAAACCACCTGGGTTTCGTAGCCGACGCCCAAGTCCTTCAATTGCCGGGCCGCGTGCCGCATGACTTCCCAGTCGCTGGTGCTGCCCATGACGATGCCGATTTCTACCATTGCTCCGCGCTCTCGCAAGAAAAAACGGCGATTTTACCTGATTCATATTGGCGGCAAACAATAAGGATGGGTTTCGGTGGTGGCGGGCCTGGGTTATAAAACCCGCCTACCGAAATTCCCCAGGAGCGACCCCCATGAACCCGTCCACCCCGACCCTCGACCCCGCCGAAGCCGCCCGTTTCGAGAAGCTGGCCCAACTCTGGTGGCAGGCGGACGGGCCGTTCTGGCCTTTGCACCGGCTGAACGGGTTGCGGGTGGGCTATATCCGCGACCGGCTGGCGGGGCATTTCAACCGCGCCGCCACCGCCGGGGCGCCGCTGGCGGGACTCGGGCTGCTGGATATCGGCTGCGGTGGCGGTTTGCTGAGCGAGGCCATGGCGCGGCTGGGGGCCGAGGTGCATGGGGTGGATGGGGTGGAGAAGAACATCCGCATCGCCGAGCGCCACGCCCAGGCCTCCGGGCTCGCCATCCGCTACGAATGGACCGGGGCGGAGGACTTGCTGGCGCGGGGCGCAAGCTACGACGCGGTCCTGAATATGGAAGTGGTGGAGCATGTGGCCGATTTGCCCTTGTTCATGCGGACTTGCGCCGGGTTGGTGAGGCCGGGCGGGATGATGGTGGTCGCCACGATTAACCGGACTTGGGCCTCGTTCCTGGGGGCGATCCTCGGGGCGGAATATGTGCTGCGCTGGTTGCCCAAGGGCACCCACCAGTGGCGGAAATTCCCTAGCCCCGAGGAACTCCGGGCTTTGTTGGAACGGGACGGGATGCGCGTGGTGGAGCGGACCGGGGTCGGCATGAATCCTTGGCGTCGGACGTTCCGGCTGACCCGGTACGAGGGCATCAATTACATGCTGGTGGCGGTGAAGGATTGAGGGGTCCGGCGTTTTTCCACAACCCGGCCAGATACTCCCGCCGGAAGTCGAAAATCGCCCTGAGCCGCGCCCCGATGAACACGGCATGGACCAGCCGTCCGAACCAGCCCCAAGGCATGACGTAATGCACGGTGTCTTCCATTTCGATGCCGCCCTCGACCGCCCGGAAACTGTGTTCGTGATACCAGAACCGGAACGGCCCGATCCGCTGCTCGTCCACGAAACGGCGTAGCGGTTCCACATGCTTGATTTCCGTCGCCCAGGTCATCGGTATCCCGGCCACGGCGGCGATCCGGTAGGTGATGATGAGTCCCGGGTAGATATCCTCCGGCGGGTCGGAGGTGATCGCGAAATGGAGGAAACCCGGCGTGATGCGTTCCAGATTGCGCGGGGTGGAGAAGAACGGCCAAGCTTGTTCCAGACTGACGGGCAGGCGTTGGACGCGGTGTAAACGATAAACTTTCATGACGGCGGCGGAAGTTGGGGGAGGGCGCTTATCCTAACCCGGCGGGCGATGTGGCCGAGCCGTCCCCTTCCAAAATCCCGAACCCTAACCCATCAGGAGCCTCCCATGTCCGAACCGAACCACACTGTTTTATACGATGGTGGTTGCCCGCTGTGCAGCCGCGAAATCGCCCATTACCGCCGCATCGCGGGCGCGGCGGCCCCCATCGATTGGGTGGATATCGCCCCGCTCGCCGCCGACCCCGCCGCCTATGGCGTGTCGCGCCTGGAAGCGCTACGGGTGTTCCATGTCATCGACCCCGCCGGGCAGCCGCATAAAGGGGCGCGAGGGTTCCTGGCGTTGTGGGCGATCTTGCCGCGCTACCGTTGGCTAGCCCGCGGGTGCCGGGCCTTGCGCTTGGAACCCGTGCTGGATTGGGCTTATCGCCATTTCGCGGGCTGGCACTTCGCCAAGCGTTGCCGCGAGGGCGTGTGCGGGACGGGCGGCGCATGAAGACCGCGATGGTTTGGTTCCGCCAAGACCTGCGCCTCGCCGACAACCCCGCGCTGCGGGCCGCGCTCGCCGCCGCCGAGCGGGTGGTGCCGGTCTATATCCACGCCCCGGTCAGCGGCGGGACTTGGCCCCTGGGGTCGGCGTCCCGTTGGTGGCTGCATCATAGCCTCACGGCGCTCGATGCCGATTTGCGCCGTCTGGGTTCGAGGCTGGTGCTGCGGCGCGGGGCGAGTTTCCAGGTGCTGGCTGGGCTGTTGGCCGAGACCGGCGCGACCGCCGTTTATTGGAACCGCTGCTACGAACCTTCCGCCATCGCCCGCGACGCCGAAATCGAGCGGGTGCTGCGCAACGAGGGTTATTTCACGGTCGAGAGCCATAACAGCGGCCTGTTATACGAGCCTGGGGAATTGCTGCGCGAGGGCGGACAACCCTACCGGGTGTTCACGCCGTTCTGGAAGGCGATGCAGAAACGCGGGCTGGATTGCCTGCCCGGAGCCGCGCCGACAGCCTTGCCGCCGGTGGCCGACGAGTTGTGGGGCTTGGCCGTCGGGGATTTGGGATTGTTGCCCCGGATTCCTTGGGATGACGGTTTCTATGGAAGTTGGCAACCGGGGGAGGCGGGCGCGGCGCGGCGCTTGGCCGCATTCGTCGATTCCGGCTTGGCGGCTTATCACGAGCTGCGCGACCGGCCCGATTTGCCGGGGATCTCGCGTTTGTCGCCCCATCTCCATTTCGGCGAGATCGGCCCGCGCCAGATCGTCCACGCCGTGCGGCGGGCGTTGTCGCCCGAGGTCGAGGCTGGGGCCGAAGCCTATCTCCGCGAACTGGCGTGGCGGGAATTCGCCCATCATCTGCTTTCTCATTTTCCCGAGACCACCGACGCGCCCTTGGACGCCAAGTTCGAGGCGTTTCCCTGGGCCATGGATGACCAGGCGGCGCTCACGGCTTGGCAAGATGGCCGGACCGGCTACCCCTTGGTCGATGCCGGGATGCGCGAGCTATGGCGCACCGGCTGGATGCACAACCGGGTGCGGATGGGGGTGGCGTCGTTCCTGACCAAGAACCTGCTGGTGCCGTGGCGGGAAGGGGCGCGGTGGTTCTGGGAGACCTTGGTCGATGCCGATCTCGCCAACAACACCCTGGGTTGGCAATGGACCGCCGGTTGCGGGGCCGATGCCGCGCCCTATTTCCGGGTGTTCAATCCGGTGTTGCAAGGGCAGCGCTTCGACCCCGACGGGGCTTATGTGCGGCGCTGGGTACCGGAGTTGGCGGGCTTGCCGAACGATGTCATCCATCGACCTTGGGAAGCCGCGCCCGCCGTGTTGCGGGGGGCGGGCGTGCGGCTCGGGGAAACCTATCCCTTGCCCATCGTGGATTTGAAATCCAGCCGGGAGCGGGCTTTGGCGGCGTTTGCGCGGCTCAAGGCGGCGGAATAGCGGGTGGATCAGCGCATGGCGAGGCCGAGCCCATGGGCTGCCAGCGCCTCGACGCGGCGGCCCAGCAGTTTGGACATGACCGCGCCGATGGCGGGCGGCGTGGCGGCGGTGGTGTAGAAGGTCTCGCTGGCGGGGCCGCTGTGGGCTGGGACCGGGTCGGCGGGGAGTTGCCGCGCCAATTGCCGGGCTACGGCTGCCGAGGGTTCGATGAGGACGACATCGGGACCGACCAGGCCGCGGATCCGGTCGGCCAGGAAGGTGAAATGGGTGCAGCCCAGCACGATGACATCCCCCGCCCGCGCGGCCACGGGAGTGAGGTAGCGTTTGAGCAGGTTGGTGACGGCTTCCCCGTCGATGTGGCCGGCTTCGACCAAATCGGCGAGTCCAGGGCAGGCTTGCAGTATGATCTGGGCACCGGCTCCGTAGCGGACACAGAGTCGGGCGACGGCTTCGCTTTGAGTGGTCCTCTGGGTCGCCAGCACGATGACCCGGCCGCCCCGGCTCAAGGCGGCGGCGGGTTTGATGGCGGGTTCGATGCCGACGATGGGGATGGGATGCTTGGCCCGGAGCGCGGCCACGGCGGTCACGGTGGCGGTGTTGCAGGCGATGACCAGGGCTTGCGCGCCGCGCTCGACCAGGGCGTCGGCGATGGCCGCGACCCGGTGGGCGATGTAGGCGGGTTCGCGGTCGCCGTAGGGCGCGAAGCCGGAGTCGGCGACGTAGATGAAGGCTTGGTGCGGAAGTAGTTCGCGGGCGGCGCGGTGGACGGCCAAGCCGCCGACGCCCGAGTCGAAGATGCCGATGAAGCTCGATTGCATAGGAAGTTGGGATGGAACTGGTTGGGGACCGTGGGCGCGGCGGAACCCATGGACGGGTCGCCGTCGCCCTGGGTTTATCCTACCGCGCCCAGGAGGGATGCCCAAGTGCCGTAGGCTTGGAGGTGTCCGATCCTTGGCGGCGGGCATGGCATGACGCCGCTTCACGCGAAGGCGCAAAGCGCGCCAAGAGGCGGAAGCATATGGAAACCTCCGCGCCTGGGTGCGAGGTTCCGCCCATCATCGATCAATCCGCTGGCGGCGCGTCTCAGCGCACCAAGGCCAGCAACACCCCCGCCGCCACCGCCGACCCAATCACCCCCGCCACGTTCGGTCCCATGGCGTGCATCAACAGGAAGTTGTGCGGGTTGCTTTCCTGGCCCACCTTGTTGGCGACGCGGGCCGACATCGGCACGGCGGACACCCCGGCGGCCCCGATCAAGGGATTGACCTTGTTGTTCGGCGTGATGAGGTTCATCACCTTCGCCATCAGGACGCCCGAAGCCGTGCCGAAGCTGAAGGCCAAGGCCCCCAGCACCAAAATCCCTAGGGTTTCGGGCCTGAGGAACTGCCCGGCGCTGAGCTTGGAACCCACCGACAGCCCCAGGAAGATGGTCACGATGTTGATGAGTTCGTTCTGCGAGGTCTTGCTAAGGCGGTCCACTACGCCGGATTCGCGCAGCAGATTCCCCAGGCAGAACATGCCGATCAAGGGAGTCGCCGAGGGCAGCAGCATGGCGCTCAACATCAGCAGCACCATGGGGAATACCACTTTCTCGACGCGGGACACCCGGCGGAGCTGGGCCATTTCGATCAAACGCTCTTCCGGCGTGGTGAGGGCACGCATGATGGGTGGTTGGATCAGGGGCACCAGGGCCATATAGGAATAGGCCGCCACGGCGATGGCCCCGAGCAGGTCCGGGGCCAACTTGGAGGCGACATAGATCGAGGTCGGACCGTCCGCGCCGCCGATGATGGCGATGGCGGCGGCGTCCTGGAAGCTGAAGTGGAGTCCTGGCACCAGGTTCAAGGCCAAGGCTCCGAGCAGGGTGCCGAAGATGCCGAACTGCGCCGCCGCCCCTAGCAGCAGAGTTTTGGGATTGGCCAGCATCGGGCCGAAATCGGTCATCGCCCCCACGCCCATGAAGATCAACAAGGGGAACACGCCCGATTTGATGCCGAGATAGAGATAGGACAGGATGCCGCCTTCCTCGGCGATGCCCGCGACGGGGATGTTGCTCAACACCGCGCCGAAGCCGATGGGCAACAGCAGCAGCGGCTCGAATTCCTTCTTGATAGCGAGGTACAGCAGCAGGAAGCCCACCGCCATCATCATCGCCTGTCCGGGCTGGAAATTGGACAGCCCGGTGCTTTCCCAGAGTTGGATGAAACCTTCCATCGTCCACCTCACTCCAGGGTCATCAGAACGTCCTGGGCCGCGACGGTATCGCCGACCTTGACGGCGATGTTCGCGACCAGGCCGCCGTTGCGGGTGCGGATTTCGGTTTCCATCTTCATGGCTTCCATCACGATCACCACCTTGTTGGGTTCGGCGTGCTGGCCCTCCTTGACCTGGATGCGCAGGATATGGCCGGCCATCGGGGCTTTGACGGTTTCACCACCGCCGCCGCTGACGGGCCGTGCCGCCGGCACCGCGCCCGCCGCCGGAGCCACGGCGACCTTGTAATCGCGGCCATTGACCGACAGCACTTCGCCGCTGCCCGCATCGACCCGGTAGACCCGGCCATTCACGGTCACGTCGAACGCGGTGGCCTGCGATGCCGTTTTTTCGGCGCTGGGCGGTGGCTCGAAGGCTTCGGGCTTGCCGCGGTTTTGCAGGAATTTGAGGCCGATCTGCGGGAACAGGGCATAGGTCAGCACATCGTCGATGGCGTCCCCGGCCAGTTTGAAGCCTTGTTCGGCGGCGAGCTTGTGGAGTTCCGCCGTGAGCTTGTCCATCTCGGGTTCCAGCAGGTCGGCGGGTCGGCAAACGATGGGTTCGGCCCCTTGCAGCACCCGCTCCCGCAATTCGGCGTTGACCGGGGCGGGCGTGGACCCGTATTCGCCTTTCAGGATGCCTTGGGTTTCCTTGGCGATGGATTTGTAGCGCTCGCCCATCAGGACGTTCATCACCGCCTGGGTGCCGACGATTTGGGAGGTGGGCGTCACCAGCGGGATGAAACCCAGGTCTTCGCGCACGCGGGGGATTTCTTCCAGCACGGCGTCGAATTGGTCCAAAGCGCCTTGTTCCTTCAATTGGCTTTCCATGTTGGTCAACATGCCGCCCGGCACCTGGGCCACCAGGATGCGGCTATCGACGCCCCTAAGGCTCCCCTCGAACTTGGCGTATTTTTTCCGCACCTCGCGGAAATAGGCGGCGATTTCTTCCAACAGCTTGAGGTTCAGGCCGGTGTCGCGGTCCTGGCCTTCGAGCGCGGCGACCACGGCCTCGGTGGCACTGTGGCCGTAGGTCATGCTCATCGAGGAAATCGCGGTATCGACGTTGTCGATGCCGGCTTCCGCGCATTTGAGGATGGTGGCGGTGCTTAAACCCGTGGTGGCGTGGGATTGCATGTGGATGGGCACGCTGACCGCTTGTTTCAGGCGGCCGACCAGTTCGTAGGCCACATAGGGTTTCAGCAGCCCGGCCATGTCCTTGATGGCGATGGAATGGGAACCCATGTCCTCCAGGCGCTTGGCGAGGTCCACCCACATCTCG includes:
- a CDS encoding 5-(carboxyamino)imidazole ribonucleotide synthase, producing MKHILPNAMLGMLGGGQLGRMFTIAARAMGYRVTVLDPDPESPAGGLADVHLRAAYDDPAALDELAATCAAVTTEFENVPAESLRRLAERTRVSPSADSVSIAQDRIAEKRYIAGAGLAVAPFLAIETAQDLEQDLSGHLPGILKLARLGYDGKGQIRVATVEETQAAFAQLGQKPCVLERRLNLKTEVSVIVARTGPGETTTFPVAENQHEAGILDISIVPARVAPAVAQRARDMALQLAEAMDYRGVLAVEFFVLGGDELVINEIAPRPHNSGHYTLDACINDQFEQQVRTLCGLPPGSTRLLSPVVMVNLLGDIWRDDEPAWDKLLSLPNAKLHLYGKKTARIGRKMGHFNVLGDAVDSTLAQALELKRMLQNP
- the purE gene encoding 5-(carboxyamino)imidazole ribonucleotide mutase, which produces MVEIGIVMGSTSDWEVMRHAARQLKDLGVGYETQVVSAHRTPDLLFQYAETAQARGLKAIIAGAGGAAHLPGMLAAKTTLPILGVPVPSKYLKGLDSLYSIVQMPKGIPVATFAIGEAGAVNAGLFAAALLAHHDPALQARLAEFRRKQTESVLAAALPELD
- the ubiG gene encoding bifunctional 2-polyprenyl-6-hydroxyphenol methylase/3-demethylubiquinol 3-O-methyltransferase UbiG translates to MNPSTPTLDPAEAARFEKLAQLWWQADGPFWPLHRLNGLRVGYIRDRLAGHFNRAATAGAPLAGLGLLDIGCGGGLLSEAMARLGAEVHGVDGVEKNIRIAERHAQASGLAIRYEWTGAEDLLARGASYDAVLNMEVVEHVADLPLFMRTCAGLVRPGGMMVVATINRTWASFLGAILGAEYVLRWLPKGTHQWRKFPSPEELRALLERDGMRVVERTGVGMNPWRRTFRLTRYEGINYMLVAVKD
- a CDS encoding SRPBCC family protein, which produces MKVYRLHRVQRLPVSLEQAWPFFSTPRNLERITPGFLHFAITSDPPEDIYPGLIITYRIAAVAGIPMTWATEIKHVEPLRRFVDEQRIGPFRFWYHEHSFRAVEGGIEMEDTVHYVMPWGWFGRLVHAVFIGARLRAIFDFRREYLAGLWKNAGPLNPSPPPACN
- a CDS encoding thiol-disulfide oxidoreductase DCC family protein, which encodes MSEPNHTVLYDGGCPLCSREIAHYRRIAGAAAPIDWVDIAPLAADPAAYGVSRLEALRVFHVIDPAGQPHKGARGFLALWAILPRYRWLARGCRALRLEPVLDWAYRHFAGWHFAKRCREGVCGTGGA
- a CDS encoding cryptochrome/photolyase family protein; the encoded protein is MKTAMVWFRQDLRLADNPALRAALAAAERVVPVYIHAPVSGGTWPLGSASRWWLHHSLTALDADLRRLGSRLVLRRGASFQVLAGLLAETGATAVYWNRCYEPSAIARDAEIERVLRNEGYFTVESHNSGLLYEPGELLREGGQPYRVFTPFWKAMQKRGLDCLPGAAPTALPPVADELWGLAVGDLGLLPRIPWDDGFYGSWQPGEAGAARRLAAFVDSGLAAYHELRDRPDLPGISRLSPHLHFGEIGPRQIVHAVRRALSPEVEAGAEAYLRELAWREFAHHLLSHFPETTDAPLDAKFEAFPWAMDDQAALTAWQDGRTGYPLVDAGMRELWRTGWMHNRVRMGVASFLTKNLLVPWREGARWFWETLVDADLANNTLGWQWTAGCGADAAPYFRVFNPVLQGQRFDPDGAYVRRWVPELAGLPNDVIHRPWEAAPAVLRGAGVRLGETYPLPIVDLKSSRERALAAFARLKAAE
- the murI gene encoding glutamate racemase, with the translated sequence MQSSFIGIFDSGVGGLAVHRAARELLPHQAFIYVADSGFAPYGDREPAYIAHRVAAIADALVERGAQALVIACNTATVTAVAALRAKHPIPIVGIEPAIKPAAALSRGGRVIVLATQRTTQSEAVARLCVRYGAGAQIILQACPGLADLVEAGHIDGEAVTNLLKRYLTPVAARAGDVIVLGCTHFTFLADRIRGLVGPDVVLIEPSAAVARQLARQLPADPVPAHSGPASETFYTTAATPPAIGAVMSKLLGRRVEALAAHGLGLAMR
- a CDS encoding sodium ion-translocating decarboxylase subunit beta, whose translation is MEGFIQLWESTGLSNFQPGQAMMMAVGFLLLYLAIKKEFEPLLLLPIGFGAVLSNIPVAGIAEEGGILSYLYLGIKSGVFPLLIFMGVGAMTDFGPMLANPKTLLLGAAAQFGIFGTLLGALALNLVPGLHFSFQDAAAIAIIGGADGPTSIYVASKLAPDLLGAIAVAAYSYMALVPLIQPPIMRALTTPEERLIEMAQLRRVSRVEKVVFPMVLLMLSAMLLPSATPLIGMFCLGNLLRESGVVDRLSKTSQNELINIVTIFLGLSVGSKLSAGQFLRPETLGILVLGALAFSFGTASGVLMAKVMNLITPNNKVNPLIGAAGVSAVPMSARVANKVGQESNPHNFLLMHAMGPNVAGVIGSAVAAGVLLALVR
- the oadA gene encoding sodium-extruding oxaloacetate decarboxylase subunit alpha, coding for MATPLGITDVVLRDAHQSLLATRLRIEDMLPICGKLDQVGFWSLESWGGATFDACIRYLGEDPWERLRTLKQALPKTPLQMLLRAQNLLGYRHYADDVVDQFVERCAVNGVDVFRIFDAMNDPRNFERAIRATLAVGKHAQGTISYTVSPVHTIEMWVDLAKRLEDMGSHSIAIKDMAGLLKPYVAYELVGRLKQAVSVPIHMQSHATTGLSTATILKCAEAGIDNVDTAISSMSMTYGHSATEAVVAALEGQDRDTGLNLKLLEEIAAYFREVRKKYAKFEGSLRGVDSRILVAQVPGGMLTNMESQLKEQGALDQFDAVLEEIPRVREDLGFIPLVTPTSQIVGTQAVMNVLMGERYKSIAKETQGILKGEYGSTPAPVNAELRERVLQGAEPIVCRPADLLEPEMDKLTAELHKLAAEQGFKLAGDAIDDVLTYALFPQIGLKFLQNRGKPEAFEPPPSAEKTASQATAFDVTVNGRVYRVDAGSGEVLSVNGRDYKVAVAPAAGAVPAARPVSGGGGETVKAPMAGHILRIQVKEGQHAEPNKVVIVMEAMKMETEIRTRNGGLVANIAVKVGDTVAAQDVLMTLE